A genomic segment from Glycine soja cultivar W05 chromosome 18, ASM419377v2, whole genome shotgun sequence encodes:
- the LOC114396542 gene encoding beta-1,2-xylosyltransferase-like isoform X2 — MNRRTTLLVRTLLFLFVLNSFSLFLYFITHKASSSPSSSLQLKKPRTYLTPLSHQTHFSKPWPILPSYLPWSQAPTTAPPRSCEAYFGNGFMRRRDLLLSRGGAGWFRCRHSDTLRSSVCEGGRLRMVPERIAMAKGGEDLSAVMGRREEEELPAFQNGAFEVDGGEVVDREFLVDKKFLDEYVPRGGIDRHTMRDLIAKIRIVRGKDFQCDEWIEEPALLVTRFEYANLFHTVTDWYSAYVSSRVTGLPNRPHLIFVDGHCVAPLEETWRALFSSLRYAKNFSGSVCFRHAILSPLGYETALFKGLTEDIDCYGAPAQELWQNPDDHKTARLSEFGEMVRAAFGLPLNVHRGGKPLFGHNILFVRREDYLAHPRHGGKVESRLSNEQEVFDSLKSWASNYKGCKINLVNGLFAHMSMKDQVRAIQDASVIIGAHGAGLTHIVSALPKTVILEIISSYFRRPHFAYISRWKGLEYHAINLAGSHADTGTVIKELVDIMKSLGC, encoded by the exons ATGAACAGAAGAACCACTTTGCTTGTTCGAACGCTATTGTTCCTCTTCGTCCTCAActccttctctctcttcctctacTTCATCACCCAcaaagcttcttcttctccttcttcttctttacaACTCAAAAAACCTCGCACCTATCTCACACCACTTTCCCACCAAACGCACTTCTCAAAGCCATGGCCTATTCTCCCCTCCTACCTACCGTGGTCGCAGGCTCCTACCACGGCCCCTCCCCGCTCCTGCGAGGCCTACTTCGGGAACGGCTTCATGCGCCGCCGCGACCTCCTCCTCTCCCGCGGCGGAGCCGGGTGGTTCCGGTGCCGCCACAGCGATACGCTCCGGAGCTCGGTGTGCGAGGGAGGGAGGCTCCGCATGGTACCGGAGAGGATCGCCATGGCGAAGGGCGGGGAGGATTTATCGGCGGTGATGGGGCGGAGGGAGGAGGAGGAGCTGCCCGCATTTCAAAACGGTGCGTTTGAGGTTGACGGGGGTGAAGTCGTTGACCGGGAGTTTTTGGTTGACAAAAAGTTTTTGGATGAGTATGTGCCAAGGGGAGGGATCGATAGGCACACCATGCGAGACTTGATCGCCAAGATTCGGATCGTGAGAGGGAAGGATTTTCAATGTGATGAG TGGATTGAGGAGCCTGCCCTTCTGGTGACACGTTTTGAGTATGCTAATCTTTTTCACACTGTTACAGACTGGTACAGTGCTTATGTTTCTTCTAGAGTGACTGGTCTGCCTAATCGACCACATTTGATCTTTGTTGACGGCCATTGTGTG GCTCCTCTTGAAGAGACATGGAGAGCTTTATTCTCAAGCCTCAGATATGCTAAAAACTTCAGTGGTTCAGTTTGTTTTCGTCATGCTATTCTCTCACCTTTGGGATATGAGACGGCATTGTTTAAGGGACTAACAGAAGATATAGATTGTTATGGAGCTCCTGCTCAAGAACTATGGCAAAACCCCGATGACCACAAAACTGCACGCCTTTCTGAGTTTGGAGAAATGGTCAGAGCAGCATTTGGGCTACCTTTAAACGTACACCGTGGTGGAAAACCACTCTTTGGACACAACATTCTCTTTGTTCGTCGCGAAGATTATTTAGCTCATCCCCGTCATGGCGGTAAAGTTGAATCACGACTAAGTAACGAGCAAGAAGTCTTTGACTCATTGAAGAGCTGGGCATCTAATTATAAAGGGTGTAAAATTAACCTTGTCAATGGATTGTTCGCACACATGTCTATGAAGGATCAGGTGCGAGCCATTCAAGATGCATCGGTCATCATTGGCGCCCATGGTGCCGGTCTTACTCATATAGTATCTGCTTTGCCTAAAACTGTGATTCTGGAGATCATTAGCAGCTATTTCAGACGACCTCATTTTGCATATATTTCGCGGTGGAAAGGGTTAGAGTATCATGCAATCAACCTTGCTGGATCACATGCTGATACTGGAACCGTGATCAAAGAGCTGGTTGACATAATGAAAAGCCTTGGATGTTGA
- the LOC114396542 gene encoding beta-1,2-xylosyltransferase-like isoform X1: MNRRTTLLVRTLLFLFVLNSFSLFLYFITHKASSSPSSSLQLKKPRTYLTPLSHQTHFSKPWPILPSYLPWSQAPTTAPPRSCEAYFGNGFMRRRDLLLSRGGAGWFRCRHSDTLRSSVCEGGRLRMVPERIAMAKGGEDLSAVMGRREEEELPAFQNGAFEVDGGEVVDREFLVDKKFLDEYVPRGGIDRHTMRDLIAKIRIVRGKDFQCDEDLISKIRIMGWKDFESDEWIEEPALLVTRFEYANLFHTVTDWYSAYVSSRVTGLPNRPHLIFVDGHCVAPLEETWRALFSSLRYAKNFSGSVCFRHAILSPLGYETALFKGLTEDIDCYGAPAQELWQNPDDHKTARLSEFGEMVRAAFGLPLNVHRGGKPLFGHNILFVRREDYLAHPRHGGKVESRLSNEQEVFDSLKSWASNYKGCKINLVNGLFAHMSMKDQVRAIQDASVIIGAHGAGLTHIVSALPKTVILEIISSYFRRPHFAYISRWKGLEYHAINLAGSHADTGTVIKELVDIMKSLGC; encoded by the exons ATGAACAGAAGAACCACTTTGCTTGTTCGAACGCTATTGTTCCTCTTCGTCCTCAActccttctctctcttcctctacTTCATCACCCAcaaagcttcttcttctccttcttcttctttacaACTCAAAAAACCTCGCACCTATCTCACACCACTTTCCCACCAAACGCACTTCTCAAAGCCATGGCCTATTCTCCCCTCCTACCTACCGTGGTCGCAGGCTCCTACCACGGCCCCTCCCCGCTCCTGCGAGGCCTACTTCGGGAACGGCTTCATGCGCCGCCGCGACCTCCTCCTCTCCCGCGGCGGAGCCGGGTGGTTCCGGTGCCGCCACAGCGATACGCTCCGGAGCTCGGTGTGCGAGGGAGGGAGGCTCCGCATGGTACCGGAGAGGATCGCCATGGCGAAGGGCGGGGAGGATTTATCGGCGGTGATGGGGCGGAGGGAGGAGGAGGAGCTGCCCGCATTTCAAAACGGTGCGTTTGAGGTTGACGGGGGTGAAGTCGTTGACCGGGAGTTTTTGGTTGACAAAAAGTTTTTGGATGAGTATGTGCCAAGGGGAGGGATCGATAGGCACACCATGCGAGACTTGATCGCCAAGATTCGGATCGTGAGAGGGAAGGATTTTCAATGTGATGAG GATTTGATTAGCAAGATACGGATCATGGGATGGAAGGATTTTGAGTCTGATGAG TGGATTGAGGAGCCTGCCCTTCTGGTGACACGTTTTGAGTATGCTAATCTTTTTCACACTGTTACAGACTGGTACAGTGCTTATGTTTCTTCTAGAGTGACTGGTCTGCCTAATCGACCACATTTGATCTTTGTTGACGGCCATTGTGTG GCTCCTCTTGAAGAGACATGGAGAGCTTTATTCTCAAGCCTCAGATATGCTAAAAACTTCAGTGGTTCAGTTTGTTTTCGTCATGCTATTCTCTCACCTTTGGGATATGAGACGGCATTGTTTAAGGGACTAACAGAAGATATAGATTGTTATGGAGCTCCTGCTCAAGAACTATGGCAAAACCCCGATGACCACAAAACTGCACGCCTTTCTGAGTTTGGAGAAATGGTCAGAGCAGCATTTGGGCTACCTTTAAACGTACACCGTGGTGGAAAACCACTCTTTGGACACAACATTCTCTTTGTTCGTCGCGAAGATTATTTAGCTCATCCCCGTCATGGCGGTAAAGTTGAATCACGACTAAGTAACGAGCAAGAAGTCTTTGACTCATTGAAGAGCTGGGCATCTAATTATAAAGGGTGTAAAATTAACCTTGTCAATGGATTGTTCGCACACATGTCTATGAAGGATCAGGTGCGAGCCATTCAAGATGCATCGGTCATCATTGGCGCCCATGGTGCCGGTCTTACTCATATAGTATCTGCTTTGCCTAAAACTGTGATTCTGGAGATCATTAGCAGCTATTTCAGACGACCTCATTTTGCATATATTTCGCGGTGGAAAGGGTTAGAGTATCATGCAATCAACCTTGCTGGATCACATGCTGATACTGGAACCGTGATCAAAGAGCTGGTTGACATAATGAAAAGCCTTGGATGTTGA